In the Sphingobacterium sp. PCS056 genome, GTTTCCTTCCATTTCACCTCCTAAAGTAAATATTACTGCAGAGTACCCTGGGGCAAATGGTGAGTTGATGGTCAAATCAGTACTTATCCCCCTTGAGCGCGCGATCAATGGCGTACCAGGTATGAAGTACATTACATCAGATGCAGGTAATGATGGCGAAGCTTCTATCCAAGTTATTTTCAACTTAGGAACGGACCCCAATCTCGCTGCGGTCAATGTACAAAATAGAGTTTCTTCTGTGATCAATAAATTACCGCCTTTAGTCGTTCGCGAAGGTGTAAAGATAACGCGTGAAGAGTCCAACATGCTCGTCTACGTCAACTTATTCAGTAAAGACCCGAAAGCCGATCAAAACTTTCTCTTCAACTACGGTGATATCAATATCTTATCCGAGCTGAAACGTATTGACGGTGTTGGTGTTGCCGATATTCTAGGTAACAGAGAATATGCCATGCGTATTTGGTTAAAACCAGATCGTATGCTGGCTTACAAAATATCTGCTGATGAAGTGTTAAAAGCTCTTGATGAACAAAGTTTAGAAGCCTCTCCTGGTAAAACGGGCGAAAGTTCGGGCAAAAGATCACAAGCATTTGAATATGTCCTTAAATATCCAGGTCGATTCAATACCAAAGAGGGTTATGAAAACATCATACTGAAATCAAATCCTAGTGGTGAAGTACTGCGCGTAAAAGATGTAGCAGATGTCGAATTTGGAAGCTCCATGTATGATATCTACTCGACCCTTAACGGCAGACCATCTGCGGCCATCGTGATCAAGCAATCGTACGGCAGTAATGCCAGTGATGTCATTAAAAATATCAAAAGCAAATTGGCGGAGATCAAAGCGACCAGCTTTCCTAAAGGAATGGATTATGAGATCAGTTATGACGTGTCTAAGTTTCTAGATGCGTCGATCGAAAAAGTAATCCATACACTGCTCGAGGCCTTTGTACTGGTGGGTATTGTAGTATTTCTATTTTTAGGCGATTGGCGATCTACCCTGATTCCCGCTATGGCAGTGCCCGTATCATTGATCGGTACGTTTGCTTTTATGTCCGTGTTCGGGATTACACTCAACCTCATCACCCTCTTTGCATTAGTGATGGCCATCGGGGTCGTGGTGGATGACGCCATCGTGGTCATCGAAGCGGTCCATGCCAAGATGGAGGAAAAAAATCTTTCACCTTTAAAAGCGACCGAAGAGGCCATGCATGAGATTAGTGGCGCGATCATCGCCATTACACTGGTCATGGCAGCTGTGTTTATCCCAGTAGCATTTATGTCGGGGCCTGTCGGTATCTTTTACAAGCAGTTTTCCATCACTATGGCAACAGCCATTATTCTATCTGGTGTAGTCGCACTGACCCTTACTCCAGCATTATGCGCCATGATCCTGAAAAATGAGCATGGAAAACCGAAGAAAAAAACATTGCTCAATAAGTTCTTGACAAGCTTTAACAACCTCTTTACTACAGGAGCCAATCGCTATCAAAACTTATTGAGTAAAATCGTCAATAAAAGATTGGTCACCTTTGTGCTTTTAGCAGCCTTCTGTTCCGCCATCTTCTTTTTAAACAACAGCCTGCCATCGGGATTTATTCCCAATGAAGATCAAGGGATGTTTTATGCAATCATCCAAACGCCTCCTGGGTCAACACTAGAGCGGACAAATCAAATTGCAGAGAAACTCCAGTCCATCGCCATGAATATCGATGGTGTAAAGTCTGTATCGTCATTAGCCGGTTATGAAATTCTAACTGAAGGTACCGGAGCTAACACTGGAACCTGCTTGATCAACTTAAAAAGTTGGGAAGATCGCAAAAGCTCCGTTCAGGATGTGATGCACGAGCTAGAAGAAAAGTCAAAAGATATTACTGGTGCCACCATTGAATTTTTTGGGCCTCCGGCAGTTCCCGGATACGGTGCAGCAGGGGGATTTGAATTACGTCTTTTAGATAAAGCAGGATCAGGTGATTTCAAAAAAATGGAGACCGTAAGTAAAGATCTCGTCAAAGAGCTGAGCAAACGCCCAGAGCTAGCATCTGTATTTACCTTTTACAGCGCTAGTTTCCCACAATTTATGTTGCATATCGATAACGAAAAAGCCGAACAAAAAGGAGTTACGATTGACAATGCGATGAGTACTTTATCCACATTGGTAGGAAGTAACTACGAAACCAGTTTTATTAAATATGATCGGCAGTATAAAGTCATGGTACAGGCATTACCGCAATATCGTGCGCAACCAGACGATATACTCAAACTATACGTGAAAAATAATAGGGATGAGATGGTACCATATGCGGCATTTATGACACTGGAAAAAGTATATGGTCTTTCCGAAATCACACGACACAATATGTATAACTCTTCGGAGATAAGTGGCTCTTCGGCTCCAGGATATAGCAGTGGCGAAGCGATTAAAGCGGTTACAGAGGTAGCCAAAGCAACATTGCCGAGAGGGTATGGTATTGAATGGGCAGGTATTTCTAAAGATGAAGTTTCCCGAGGTAATGAAGCCATCTACATCTTTTTGATCTGTTTGACCTTCGTATACATGATATTAGCCGCCCAATATGAAAGCTTTGTATTGCCACTAGCCGTAGTACTTTCGTTGCCTGCAGGTATTTTTGGAGCATTCCTACTGCTCAAAGTATTGGGTCTAGAAAATAATATTTATGCTCAGGTCGCCATGGTTATGCTTATCGGACTGCTCGGGAAGAATGCGGTATTGATTATCGAATTTGCTGTACAAAAACACCATGCCGGCAGTTCTGTACTTGATGCTGCCATTGAAGGTGCAGGTGTACGATTCCGTCCTATCTTGATGACTTCTTTTGCCTTTATTGCGGGTCTAGTA is a window encoding:
- a CDS encoding efflux RND transporter permease subunit, coding for MFNKFIHRPVLSIVISLIIVFLGVLSMLKLPITQFPSISPPKVNITAEYPGANGELMVKSVLIPLERAINGVPGMKYITSDAGNDGEASIQVIFNLGTDPNLAAVNVQNRVSSVINKLPPLVVREGVKITREESNMLVYVNLFSKDPKADQNFLFNYGDINILSELKRIDGVGVADILGNREYAMRIWLKPDRMLAYKISADEVLKALDEQSLEASPGKTGESSGKRSQAFEYVLKYPGRFNTKEGYENIILKSNPSGEVLRVKDVADVEFGSSMYDIYSTLNGRPSAAIVIKQSYGSNASDVIKNIKSKLAEIKATSFPKGMDYEISYDVSKFLDASIEKVIHTLLEAFVLVGIVVFLFLGDWRSTLIPAMAVPVSLIGTFAFMSVFGITLNLITLFALVMAIGVVVDDAIVVIEAVHAKMEEKNLSPLKATEEAMHEISGAIIAITLVMAAVFIPVAFMSGPVGIFYKQFSITMATAIILSGVVALTLTPALCAMILKNEHGKPKKKTLLNKFLTSFNNLFTTGANRYQNLLSKIVNKRLVTFVLLAAFCSAIFFLNNSLPSGFIPNEDQGMFYAIIQTPPGSTLERTNQIAEKLQSIAMNIDGVKSVSSLAGYEILTEGTGANTGTCLINLKSWEDRKSSVQDVMHELEEKSKDITGATIEFFGPPAVPGYGAAGGFELRLLDKAGSGDFKKMETVSKDLVKELSKRPELASVFTFYSASFPQFMLHIDNEKAEQKGVTIDNAMSTLSTLVGSNYETSFIKYDRQYKVMVQALPQYRAQPDDILKLYVKNNRDEMVPYAAFMTLEKVYGLSEITRHNMYNSSEISGSSAPGYSSGEAIKAVTEVAKATLPRGYGIEWAGISKDEVSRGNEAIYIFLICLTFVYMILAAQYESFVLPLAVVLSLPAGIFGAFLLLKVLGLENNIYAQVAMVMLIGLLGKNAVLIIEFAVQKHHAGSSVLDAAIEGAGVRFRPILMTSFAFIAGLVPLAFATGPGAIGNRTIGSAAAGGMLIGTVFGLLIIPGLYYIFGKIASRSKLASYENENPLSEEIDHHE